The Streptomyces sp. NBC_00344 genome includes a window with the following:
- a CDS encoding DEAD/DEAH box helicase: MTRSAERPARPARTSPPRGRGKAPAKSPARKAAPRPAEFTLPETITPALPAVEAFAELDMPAALLKTLGAQGVTAPFPIQAATLPNSLAGRDLLGRGRTGSGKTLAFGLALLARTAGRRAEPRAPLALVLVPTRELAQQVTDALTPYATSVNLRLTTVVGGMSISRQTGALRRGAEVLVATPGRLKDLIERGDCRLDQVGITVLDEADQMADMGFMPQVTALLKQVEPDGQRMLFSATLDKNIDRLVKMFLTDPVVHSVDPSAGAVTTMDHHVLYIADETDKKAVTTRIAARDGRVLLFLDTKRSVDRLVKRLLASGVRAGGLHGGRSQPQRNRTLDQFKNGLVNVLVATNVAARGIHIDDLDLVVNVDPPTDHKDYVHRGGRTARAGESGSVVTLVLPEQKREMTRLMSDAGITPRTARVKSSDEELTRITGAREPSGVAVVIDVPQQAAQPQRRSRPSRPAAGATAGSGQPGRGGRGRRGGQGQGQGGQGRSAQGGQSRGAAGRGVQGRGGQQGGRRAAA, encoded by the coding sequence ATGACCCGCTCCGCTGAACGCCCGGCACGCCCCGCACGCACCAGCCCGCCGAGGGGCCGAGGCAAGGCTCCCGCAAAGTCTCCGGCCCGCAAGGCGGCTCCCAGGCCTGCGGAATTCACGCTGCCGGAGACCATTACCCCCGCGCTGCCCGCCGTCGAGGCCTTCGCCGAGCTGGACATGCCCGCCGCCCTGCTGAAGACCCTCGGGGCCCAGGGCGTCACCGCCCCCTTCCCGATCCAGGCCGCGACGCTGCCGAACTCCCTCGCGGGCCGTGATCTCCTCGGCCGTGGACGCACGGGGTCCGGCAAGACCCTTGCCTTCGGCCTCGCGCTGCTGGCCCGCACCGCCGGCCGGCGTGCCGAACCGCGCGCCCCCCTAGCCCTGGTGCTGGTGCCCACCCGCGAACTCGCGCAGCAGGTCACCGACGCGCTGACGCCGTACGCCACCTCGGTGAATCTGCGGCTGACCACCGTGGTGGGCGGTATGTCCATCTCCCGGCAGACCGGTGCGCTGCGCCGTGGTGCCGAGGTGCTGGTGGCCACCCCCGGGCGGCTGAAGGACCTCATCGAACGCGGCGACTGCCGCCTCGACCAGGTCGGCATCACCGTGCTCGACGAGGCGGACCAGATGGCGGACATGGGGTTCATGCCGCAGGTCACCGCGCTGCTCAAGCAGGTCGAGCCCGACGGGCAGCGGATGCTGTTCTCGGCCACCCTCGACAAGAACATCGACCGCCTGGTGAAGATGTTCCTGACCGACCCGGTGGTGCACTCCGTCGACCCGTCGGCGGGCGCGGTCACCACCATGGACCACCATGTGCTGTACATCGCGGACGAGACCGACAAGAAGGCGGTGACCACCCGGATCGCGGCCCGCGACGGCCGGGTGCTCCTCTTCCTGGACACCAAGCGTTCGGTGGACCGGCTGGTGAAGCGACTGCTCGCCAGCGGTGTGCGGGCGGGCGGACTGCACGGCGGCCGTTCCCAGCCGCAGCGCAACCGCACCCTCGACCAGTTCAAGAACGGCCTGGTCAACGTGCTGGTCGCGACGAACGTCGCCGCACGAGGCATCCACATCGACGACCTCGACCTGGTCGTCAACGTGGACCCGCCGACCGATCACAAGGACTACGTCCACCGTGGTGGGCGCACCGCCCGCGCCGGTGAGTCCGGCAGCGTCGTCACGCTGGTGCTCCCCGAGCAGAAGCGGGAGATGACCCGGCTGATGTCGGACGCCGGCATCACTCCGCGCACCGCCCGGGTCAAGTCCAGTGACGAGGAGCTCACCCGGATCACCGGGGCGCGTGAGCCCTCCGGCGTGGCCGTCGTCATCGACGTACCGCAGCAGGCGGCGCAGCCGCAGCGGCGCTCCCGGCCGAGCAGGCCCGCGGCGGGTGCCACCGCCGGGTCCGGCCAGCCCGGTCGTGGTGGCCGTGGCCGCAGGGGCGGTCAGGGGCAGGGCCAGGGCGGTCAGGGCCGCAGCGCGCAGGGCGGTCAGAGCCGTGGCGCGGCCGGTCGAGGTGTGCAGGGCCGCGGTGGACAGCAGGGCGGCCGACGGGCCGCTGCCTGA
- a CDS encoding S1 family peptidase, translated as MNQTLRTLKRSAAAGVVVLAAVSLQPASAAAVAPEPIVGGTRAAEGEFPFMVRLSMGCGGSLYAEDIVLTAAHCVSGSGNDTSITATAGSVDLQGPKAVKVTSTKVLQAPGYDGTGKDWALIKLSKPLSFPTLKTATTTAYDSGTFTVAGWGATSENGGQQRYLRKATVPFVSDAKCEESYGSDLTPGDEICAGNVAQGGVDSCQGDSGGPMFRKDDAGAWIQVGIVSWGQGCAEPGYPGVYTQVSTFAEDIRTAAATL; from the coding sequence TTGAATCAGACACTGCGCACCCTCAAGAGATCCGCTGCTGCCGGCGTCGTGGTCCTTGCCGCCGTCAGCCTCCAGCCCGCATCGGCCGCGGCCGTCGCACCGGAACCCATTGTCGGCGGCACCCGCGCCGCTGAGGGTGAGTTCCCCTTCATGGTGCGTCTCTCCATGGGGTGCGGGGGGTCGCTCTACGCCGAGGACATAGTCCTGACCGCCGCTCACTGCGTCTCCGGATCGGGCAACGACACCTCGATCACGGCCACCGCGGGCTCCGTCGACCTCCAGGGGCCGAAGGCCGTCAAGGTCACCTCGACCAAGGTCCTCCAGGCCCCCGGCTACGACGGCACGGGCAAGGACTGGGCACTGATCAAGCTGTCCAAGCCGCTGAGCTTTCCGACGCTGAAGACCGCCACCACGACTGCCTACGACAGCGGAACCTTCACCGTTGCCGGCTGGGGCGCGACCAGCGAGAACGGCGGGCAGCAGCGCTATCTGCGCAAGGCCACCGTCCCCTTCGTGTCGGACGCGAAGTGTGAGGAGTCCTACGGCTCGGACCTGACGCCCGGTGACGAGATCTGTGCGGGAAACGTTGCCCAGGGGGGAGTCGACAGCTGCCAGGGCGACTCCGGCGGACCGATGTTCCGCAAGGACGACGCAGGGGCCTGGATCCAGGTCGGCATCGTGAGCTGGGGCCAGGGCTGCGCTGAGCCCGGCTACCCCGGGGTGTACACCCAGGTGTCCACCTTCGCGGAGGACATCAGGACGGCAGCGGCAACGCTCTAG
- a CDS encoding endo-alpha-N-acetylgalactosaminidase family protein → MYPAERGPSRRTVVAATAVSGAAAAFITPSARAAEAGAGPVLRSTALDVRVDSGFPRIVSYTDRETGALLHGQPDPVTSVLIDGVAHTPEVTSHPGRDRIAYILAFDGGTEIHAEIRVEGRRADWRITRIAETAALRVGTLQIPGLAFLSVRSDQPGAVLLAARLDLDKAKSGDTLVKVTADSPADPAALGCAYAVVAHDRLGGAVETNTVYDKPDSAAGTTWENGRLWRQTVRKDGYTEARLACGQWTHRAATAPVDATEPLPRATVVLTGDRNGDGVVDWQDAAIAFRDIMVNPLGADETHLRVVPHIPFNFASQATNPFLATLDHVKRISLATDGLRQYTLLKGYQSEGHDSAHPDYAGNYNKRAGGLDDMNTLVREGRAWNSDFGVHVNATESYPVAHAFSEELVDTSDKQWDWLDQSYRIDARRDLVSGDIIKRFQDLRDDTDPALNTVYLDVFRESGWNSDRLQRALRDQGWLVSSEWGHGLERSSLWSHWANETDYGGDTSRGINSQLIRFIRNHQKDVFANKWPTLLGAGRMGNFEGWVGKTDWNAFYDIVWTEALPAKYLQAYPVKRWTDHEITFFGPTATVVDDKDGERRITTDGRVVHTGGSYLLPWEPRRATDPAKLYHYNPNGGTTTWQLPRGWSGDSRVALYRLTDQGRVHERDLPVRSGKVTVDSAAGQPYVLYRHRAGALASPRWGQGTPVYDPGFNSGSLHGWRTEGPASVVRNELGDYELVVAAGAAATVGQRLGRLPAGTYTASVQVDIGKKAGERRRAALEIRTADGITAANWTDVSCAGNYVAADRKHDSRFQRMSTVFTVPGGGGRADLVLRAAAGDAQVRFDNLRITPTAPTGRPGALAFEDFENVPQGWGVFVKGDAGGSTDPRTHIAQRHARFTQRGWNGKAIDDVIDAGQSLKSRGENTGLVYRTVQHTVRFEPGRRYRVSFRYENDTADQYAWITGADGPTAHELERTPLPVATEPTLLSYEFTAPDTGDSWVGLRKTGDDGVAEFALDAFEVREVR, encoded by the coding sequence GTGTACCCAGCAGAGCGAGGTCCCAGCCGCAGGACCGTTGTAGCCGCCACGGCCGTGTCCGGTGCCGCCGCGGCATTCATCACCCCGTCCGCCCGGGCGGCGGAGGCCGGAGCCGGCCCGGTCCTGCGCTCCACGGCCCTCGACGTCCGCGTCGACAGCGGATTCCCGAGGATCGTCTCGTACACCGACAGGGAGACCGGCGCACTGCTGCACGGGCAGCCCGACCCGGTCACATCGGTACTGATCGACGGGGTGGCGCACACCCCTGAGGTCACCTCACATCCGGGACGGGACCGGATCGCCTACATCCTGGCTTTCGACGGAGGCACCGAGATCCATGCCGAGATCCGGGTCGAAGGCCGGCGGGCGGACTGGCGGATCACCCGGATAGCGGAGACCGCGGCCCTTCGCGTCGGGACGCTGCAGATACCGGGGCTCGCCTTCCTCTCCGTGCGCAGCGACCAGCCTGGGGCCGTGCTGCTCGCCGCGAGACTCGACCTCGACAAGGCGAAGAGCGGCGACACCCTGGTGAAGGTCACCGCCGACAGCCCCGCGGACCCGGCGGCACTCGGCTGCGCGTACGCCGTCGTCGCGCACGACCGCCTGGGCGGGGCCGTCGAGACCAACACCGTGTACGACAAGCCCGACAGCGCCGCGGGTACCACCTGGGAGAACGGCAGGCTCTGGCGGCAGACCGTACGCAAGGACGGTTACACCGAAGCGCGTCTCGCCTGCGGCCAGTGGACGCACCGGGCGGCGACCGCACCCGTGGACGCCACCGAACCGCTGCCCCGGGCGACGGTCGTCCTCACCGGGGACCGCAACGGCGACGGCGTCGTCGACTGGCAGGACGCCGCCATCGCCTTCCGCGACATCATGGTGAACCCGCTCGGCGCGGACGAGACCCACCTGCGAGTCGTCCCGCACATCCCCTTCAACTTCGCCTCACAGGCGACCAACCCCTTCCTCGCGACGCTCGACCACGTCAAGCGGATCTCGCTCGCCACGGACGGGCTGCGGCAGTACACCCTGCTCAAGGGCTACCAGTCGGAAGGACACGACTCCGCCCACCCCGACTACGCGGGCAACTACAACAAGCGGGCCGGCGGCCTCGACGACATGAACACACTGGTCCGCGAAGGCCGCGCGTGGAACAGCGACTTCGGCGTACACGTCAACGCCACCGAGTCGTACCCGGTGGCGCACGCCTTCTCCGAGGAGCTCGTCGACACGTCCGACAAACAGTGGGACTGGCTCGACCAGTCCTACCGCATCGACGCACGGCGCGACCTGGTCTCCGGAGACATCATCAAGCGGTTCCAGGACCTGCGCGACGACACCGACCCGGCGCTCAACACGGTCTACCTCGACGTCTTCCGCGAGTCCGGATGGAATTCCGACCGCCTCCAGCGGGCCCTGCGAGACCAGGGCTGGCTGGTGTCCTCCGAATGGGGGCACGGCCTGGAACGCTCCTCGCTCTGGTCGCACTGGGCCAACGAGACCGACTACGGCGGCGACACCTCACGCGGGATCAACTCACAGCTGATCCGTTTCATCCGCAACCACCAGAAGGACGTCTTCGCCAACAAATGGCCCACCCTGCTCGGCGCCGGGCGCATGGGCAACTTCGAGGGCTGGGTCGGCAAGACCGACTGGAACGCCTTCTACGACATCGTCTGGACCGAGGCCCTGCCCGCCAAATACCTCCAGGCCTATCCGGTCAAGCGGTGGACCGACCACGAGATCACCTTCTTCGGGCCCACCGCCACCGTCGTCGACGACAAGGACGGCGAACGGCGCATCACCACCGACGGACGGGTCGTCCACACAGGCGGCAGTTATCTGCTGCCGTGGGAGCCGCGCAGGGCGACCGACCCGGCAAAGCTCTACCACTACAACCCGAATGGCGGTACCACCACCTGGCAGCTGCCGCGCGGCTGGTCCGGGGACTCCCGCGTGGCTCTCTACCGGCTCACCGACCAGGGCCGCGTGCACGAACGCGATCTGCCGGTCCGCTCCGGGAAAGTGACCGTGGACTCGGCCGCCGGTCAGCCGTACGTGCTGTACCGCCACCGGGCGGGCGCCCTCGCGTCGCCGCGATGGGGGCAGGGCACACCGGTGTACGACCCCGGGTTCAACTCCGGCTCCCTCCACGGATGGCGGACCGAGGGCCCGGCATCGGTGGTGCGCAACGAACTCGGCGACTACGAACTGGTCGTCGCGGCAGGTGCCGCCGCCACCGTCGGTCAGCGGCTCGGCCGGCTCCCCGCGGGGACATACACCGCCTCCGTACAGGTCGACATCGGAAAGAAGGCGGGAGAGCGGCGCCGAGCGGCCCTGGAGATCCGCACCGCGGACGGAATCACCGCCGCCAACTGGACCGACGTGTCCTGCGCCGGCAACTACGTCGCCGCCGACCGCAAGCACGACTCCCGCTTCCAGCGGATGTCCACCGTCTTCACCGTGCCCGGAGGCGGCGGCCGGGCCGACCTCGTGCTGAGGGCCGCGGCCGGCGACGCGCAGGTGCGCTTCGACAACCTCCGCATCACCCCGACCGCACCCACCGGCCGGCCCGGCGCACTGGCCTTCGAGGACTTCGAGAACGTCCCGCAGGGCTGGGGAGTCTTCGTCAAGGGCGACGCCGGTGGCTCGACCGACCCGCGGACCCACATCGCCCAACGGCACGCCCGGTTCACCCAGCGCGGCTGGAACGGCAAGGCCATCGACGACGTCATCGACGCCGGCCAGTCGCTCAAGTCCCGCGGGGAGAACACCGGACTGGTGTACCGGACCGTGCAGCACACCGTCCGCTTCGAGCCGGGCAGGCGCTACCGGGTCTCCTTCCGGTACGAGAACGACACCGCAGACCAGTACGCCTGGATCACCGGCGCCGACGGGCCCACGGCGCACGAACTCGAACGCACCCCGTTGCCGGTGGCCACCGAACCGACTCTGCTGAGCTACGAGTTCACCGCGCCGGACACCGGGGACAGCTGGGTCGGGCTGCGCAAGACGGGCGACGACGGTGTCGCCGAGTTCGCCCTGGACGCCTTCGAGGTACGCGAGGTGCGGTGA
- a CDS encoding glycoside hydrolase family 35 protein translates to MADFTVDDEDFRMDGRPVRLLSGALHYFRVHEGQWGHRLSMLRAMGLNTVETYVPWNLHEPQQGRFHDVQALGRFLDAAQRAGLWAVVRPGPYICAEWENGGLPHWLTGALGNRVRTRDAEYLRAVGGWFHHLLHEVVPRQIDRGGPVIMVQVENEYGSYGSDQVYLRHLAGLLRDRGVSVPLFTSDGPEDHMLTGGSVPGVPATANFGAGAREGFAVLRRHRPKGPLMCMEFWCGWFDHWGSEPVVRDAAEASGALREILECGASVNLYMAHGGTNFAGWAGANRSGDLHDGELEPTVTSYDYGAPVDEYGRPTEKFWLFREVLAEYLDAPPPALPPAPAVLGVRVEAWLSDWVPLDAVMDALGGPEHEAGRPPTFEDLDVDRGVVRYRVAVPGPRQPYPLTVRGLRDVAVLYVDGVRTGLGAPVAGPASVELWVESLGRVNYGPRLGESKGITGGVLHERQYLHGVRARGLRLDALDDAVAVAALPFRPAESGARGLYRGVFEVRGAGDATLELPGWVRGFVWVNGFGLGRYWSAGPQDSLYVPGPVLREGENEVWVLELAGAGEPRLLLGPPRPPV, encoded by the coding sequence GTGGCTGATTTCACTGTGGATGACGAGGACTTCCGGATGGACGGCCGGCCGGTCCGGCTGCTGTCGGGGGCGCTGCACTATTTCCGGGTGCACGAGGGGCAGTGGGGGCACCGTCTGTCGATGCTGCGGGCCATGGGGCTCAACACGGTGGAGACCTATGTGCCGTGGAATCTGCATGAGCCGCAGCAGGGCCGGTTCCATGATGTGCAGGCGCTCGGCCGTTTCCTGGACGCCGCGCAGCGGGCCGGGCTGTGGGCGGTGGTGCGCCCGGGCCCCTACATCTGCGCCGAGTGGGAGAACGGCGGGCTGCCGCACTGGCTCACCGGAGCGCTGGGGAACCGGGTGCGGACCCGTGACGCGGAGTATCTGCGCGCGGTCGGCGGCTGGTTCCATCATCTGCTGCACGAGGTGGTGCCCCGGCAGATCGACCGGGGCGGCCCGGTGATCATGGTGCAGGTGGAGAACGAGTACGGCAGCTACGGCTCGGACCAGGTGTATCTGCGTCATCTGGCCGGCCTGCTCCGTGACCGCGGGGTGAGCGTGCCGCTGTTCACGTCGGACGGCCCCGAGGACCACATGCTGACGGGCGGTTCGGTGCCCGGCGTGCCGGCCACGGCGAACTTCGGCGCGGGCGCGCGCGAGGGTTTCGCCGTGCTGCGCCGCCATCGTCCGAAGGGCCCGCTGATGTGCATGGAGTTCTGGTGCGGCTGGTTCGACCACTGGGGCTCGGAGCCCGTGGTGCGGGATGCCGCCGAGGCGTCGGGAGCGCTGCGGGAGATCCTGGAGTGCGGTGCGTCGGTCAATCTGTACATGGCGCACGGCGGGACGAACTTCGCCGGCTGGGCGGGCGCCAACCGGTCCGGTGACCTGCATGACGGTGAGCTCGAGCCGACGGTGACGTCGTACGACTACGGGGCGCCCGTCGACGAGTACGGGCGGCCGACGGAGAAGTTCTGGCTGTTCCGTGAGGTCCTGGCGGAGTATCTGGACGCTCCGCCGCCTGCTCTGCCGCCGGCCCCAGCCGTGCTGGGCGTCCGGGTGGAGGCCTGGCTGTCCGACTGGGTGCCGCTGGACGCGGTGATGGACGCGCTCGGCGGGCCGGAGCACGAGGCGGGGCGTCCGCCGACGTTCGAGGACCTGGATGTGGATCGCGGGGTGGTCCGCTACCGGGTCGCAGTGCCGGGACCGCGGCAGCCGTATCCGCTGACGGTCCGCGGTCTGCGTGATGTGGCGGTGCTGTACGTGGACGGGGTGCGTACCGGGCTGGGCGCACCGGTGGCGGGGCCGGCGTCGGTGGAGTTGTGGGTGGAGTCGCTGGGCCGGGTCAACTACGGGCCGCGGCTGGGTGAGTCCAAGGGGATCACCGGAGGGGTGCTGCACGAGCGTCAGTATCTGCACGGGGTACGGGCCCGCGGGTTGCGACTGGATGCCCTCGACGATGCGGTGGCGGTCGCGGCGCTGCCCTTCCGTCCCGCGGAGAGCGGGGCGAGGGGCCTGTACCGGGGGGTGTTCGAGGTGCGGGGCGCCGGGGACGCCACCCTGGAACTGCCGGGCTGGGTACGGGGGTTCGTCTGGGTGAACGGCTTCGGGCTGGGCCGCTACTGGTCGGCGGGGCCGCAGGATTCGCTGTACGTGCCGGGCCCGGTGCTGCGGGAGGGTGAGAACGAGGTGTGGGTGCTGGAGCTGGCGGGCGCGGGTGAGCCGCGGTTGCTTCTCGGCCCACCCCGCCCGCCGGTGTGA
- a CDS encoding helix-turn-helix domain-containing protein, producing MYHTWMRYFTPSPVHHGLGLVCLGVGLQHGTLPPVGPRTLDHHVAVVVGAGSGWYTGADGQRRTVTAPALIWITPGVTHHYGADPAAGWDESFVDFGGPATATYTELGYIEPDRPVVPLSDVTAARSAVGRIARAARRGNPLLEVETGAAVHELLVALRRARADADGDPVLKALTRDAFQPLTVAEHAARHGMTPTELRNAVRRGAGCSPKDYLLGIRLGHAKELLAGTDLPVAAVARRVGYDDPAYFSRLFTRRVGNPPVVFRRLQGHTVPGGWSDQIPDPDDPPTITT from the coding sequence GTGTACCACACCTGGATGCGCTACTTCACGCCGAGCCCCGTGCACCACGGACTCGGCCTCGTCTGCCTGGGCGTCGGACTCCAGCACGGGACACTGCCCCCCGTCGGCCCCCGCACCCTCGACCACCACGTCGCCGTCGTCGTCGGCGCGGGCAGCGGCTGGTACACGGGCGCCGACGGACAACGCCGGACCGTCACCGCGCCCGCCCTGATCTGGATCACCCCCGGCGTCACCCACCACTACGGTGCGGACCCGGCAGCCGGCTGGGACGAATCGTTCGTCGACTTCGGCGGACCCGCCACCGCCACCTACACCGAACTCGGCTACATCGAACCCGACAGGCCGGTCGTCCCGCTCTCCGACGTCACCGCCGCCCGCTCCGCCGTTGGACGCATCGCCCGTGCAGCCCGCCGCGGCAACCCACTGCTCGAAGTGGAGACCGGGGCCGCCGTCCACGAACTCCTCGTCGCGCTGCGCCGCGCCCGCGCCGACGCCGACGGCGACCCCGTCCTCAAGGCACTCACCCGCGACGCCTTCCAGCCGCTCACCGTCGCGGAACACGCGGCCCGTCACGGAATGACACCCACCGAGCTGCGCAACGCGGTGCGGCGAGGAGCGGGCTGCAGCCCCAAGGACTATCTGCTCGGCATCCGCCTCGGCCACGCCAAGGAACTCCTCGCCGGCACCGACCTGCCGGTGGCCGCCGTCGCCCGGCGCGTCGGATACGACGACCCCGCGTACTTCTCCCGGCTGTTCACCCGCCGCGTCGGCAACCCGCCCGTCGTCTTCCGCCGTCTGCAGGGCCACACCGTCCCCGGCGGCTGGAGTGACCAGATACCGGACCCCGACGACCCTCCGACGATCACGACGTAA
- a CDS encoding chorismate mutase, whose protein sequence is MTETAPSVQAELDRLRESIDNIDAAVVHMLAERFKCTQQVGHLKAQHQLPPADPAREARQIARLRSLAESARLDPAFAEKLLNFIVAEVIRHHERIAEAH, encoded by the coding sequence ATGACCGAGACAGCCCCGTCCGTACAGGCCGAACTGGACCGCCTCCGGGAGTCCATCGACAACATCGACGCCGCCGTCGTCCATATGCTCGCCGAGCGCTTCAAATGCACCCAGCAGGTCGGCCACCTCAAGGCCCAGCACCAGCTGCCCCCCGCCGACCCGGCCCGCGAAGCCCGCCAGATCGCCCGGCTGCGCAGCCTCGCCGAGAGCGCCAGACTGGACCCGGCGTTCGCCGAGAAACTGCTCAACTTCATCGTCGCGGAAGTCATCAGGCACCACGAGCGCATCGCCGAGGCGCACTGA
- a CDS encoding phosphotransferase gives MTDHTTTHTLAIGDATVVKRFRSWDRGEPEREWRALGLLARYAPGLAPRPLARTAVPPSLTMERIPGAPLRGSTVGPAPATALAAALHRLHEAVPRTEIDALPPRLWSPADILAAVRGQCAALAATPGPPTDPEPYAAALTAGTAWISAPRLDTLAAAPPTAPVLGSADGNLANCLWDGTRIRLVDFESSGRGDRIQELAEITEHVSAWSDSDLDTDALIGCFTLTRTDTSRLRDLRRLTALMWLCMLTHDSRTPHPRNPPGTTGRQARRLLDLLG, from the coding sequence ATGACCGACCACACGACCACCCACACCCTGGCCATCGGCGACGCCACCGTCGTCAAGCGATTCCGCTCCTGGGACCGGGGCGAGCCCGAGCGCGAATGGCGGGCGCTCGGCCTGCTCGCGCGGTACGCACCCGGCCTGGCACCCCGGCCACTGGCCCGGACCGCGGTGCCCCCCTCCCTCACCATGGAACGCATCCCCGGCGCCCCACTGCGCGGCAGCACCGTCGGCCCGGCCCCGGCCACCGCCCTCGCCGCGGCCCTCCACCGCCTCCACGAAGCTGTCCCGCGCACCGAGATCGACGCCCTGCCACCACGCCTCTGGAGCCCGGCCGACATCCTCGCGGCAGTACGCGGCCAGTGCGCCGCACTGGCCGCCACCCCCGGACCGCCCACCGACCCCGAGCCGTACGCCGCGGCACTCACCGCCGGCACCGCCTGGATCTCCGCACCCCGGCTGGACACCCTGGCTGCCGCCCCGCCCACGGCCCCCGTCCTCGGCTCCGCCGACGGCAACCTCGCCAACTGCCTGTGGGACGGCACCCGCATCCGCCTCGTCGACTTCGAGAGCTCGGGCAGGGGCGACCGGATCCAGGAACTCGCCGAGATCACCGAACACGTTTCGGCCTGGTCCGACAGCGACCTCGACACCGACGCGCTCATCGGGTGTTTCACCCTCACCCGAACCGACACCTCACGGCTGCGCGACCTCCGCAGACTGACCGCCCTCATGTGGCTCTGCATGCTCACCCACGACAGCCGAACCCCCCACCCGCGCAACCCCCCGGGAACAACCGGACGACAGGCGCGGCGGTTGCTGGACCTGCTCGGATGA